The proteins below are encoded in one region of Candidatus Eisenbacteria bacterium:
- a CDS encoding CoA pyrophosphatase encodes MREGGSRPFLGEQRSADMAAVLVPVYRAPSGEVRLVLIRRAERGRHGGQIAFPGGRSDPGDRTPVETALREAHEEIGLEPGRVEVLATFPEIETRASGFVIVPVLGRIRPPEQWRPDPREVAEILDVPVALLALPESR; translated from the coding sequence ATGCGAGAAGGTGGTTCACGGCCGTTCCTGGGCGAGCAACGCTCGGCGGACATGGCGGCAGTGCTGGTGCCCGTCTATCGGGCGCCGAGCGGAGAGGTCCGCCTGGTGCTGATCCGGAGAGCCGAGCGCGGACGGCACGGCGGTCAGATCGCGTTCCCTGGAGGGCGCAGCGATCCCGGCGACCGGACTCCCGTCGAGACCGCGCTGCGCGAAGCTCACGAGGAGATCGGCCTCGAGCCCGGCCGGGTGGAAGTGCTCGCGACCTTTCCAGAGATCGAGACCCGCGCTTCGGGATTCGTGATCGTTCCCGTGCTCGGACGCATTCGTCCTCCCGAACAGTGGCGACCCGATCCACGGGAAGTGGCGGAGATTCTGGACGTTCCCGTCGCGTTGCTCGCGCTTCCCGAGTCTCG
- the radC gene encoding DNA repair protein RadC has protein sequence MAEEGGSGKGSRSTARPRPRERLRDVGAAALADAELLALIVGSGTPGRSAIGVGRLLARTRPGELAEWPPARWMRIPGVGAARAAALVAAFELGRRAARAPVSGGPIRGPEDVLAHVPDLARARREHFVVLLLNARHEIQCRETVSIGSLNASIVHPREVFRPAILHAAASVVLVHNHPSGDPEPSEEDLGITRRLSEVGELVGIGVLDHVIVASRGTVSFRSRRLL, from the coding sequence ATGGCCGAAGAGGGGGGCTCGGGAAAAGGGTCGCGAAGCACCGCGCGCCCGCGGCCTCGCGAGCGGCTACGCGACGTGGGCGCCGCCGCCCTGGCCGACGCGGAGCTGCTGGCGCTGATCGTGGGCAGCGGGACGCCGGGTCGGAGCGCCATCGGCGTAGGCCGGCTGCTGGCGCGCACCCGCCCCGGCGAGCTCGCGGAGTGGCCGCCCGCGCGATGGATGCGGATTCCTGGCGTGGGGGCGGCCCGGGCAGCCGCGCTGGTCGCCGCGTTCGAGCTGGGCAGAAGGGCGGCCAGGGCGCCGGTCTCCGGCGGGCCGATCCGGGGACCTGAAGACGTTCTCGCCCACGTGCCCGACCTGGCCCGAGCACGGCGTGAGCACTTCGTCGTCCTGCTGCTCAACGCCCGCCACGAGATCCAGTGCCGGGAGACGGTCTCGATTGGAAGCCTGAACGCATCGATCGTCCATCCCCGCGAGGTGTTCCGGCCGGCCATCCTGCACGCCGCGGCCAGCGTGGTGCTCGTGCACAACCACCCGAGCGGCGACCCGGAGCCGAGCGAAGAAGACCTCGGCATCACGCGCCGGCTCAGCGAGGTCGGAGAGCTGGTCGGAATCGGCGTGCTCGACCACGTCATCGTCGCGTCGCGCGGCACCGTGAGCTTCCGCTCGCGACGATTGCTGTAG